A window of the Polypterus senegalus isolate Bchr_013 chromosome 4, ASM1683550v1, whole genome shotgun sequence genome harbors these coding sequences:
- the LOC120528483 gene encoding zinc finger protein 665-like — translation MASAKEDGVDERTVDVKEEECERLTPEDVCVKLEDHEERISVFKEEEECKWVTVTIKAEDLNDFSVGFELQKHETEDIFKQDACEESPSSLQSWFTNTGRLATQENSAELKSELSESEEKITEGNGREGEESPGSVGINLQKNGSFSLPSFGQPSLQHKEKGMKKSARGTENLTAAFLQCSSLPTAGVTQTEVFKTDRQQLEKEIQIHTRKKYLECGKQFTHKSDLDKHMKIHTGEKTYCHECCKSFTRRSHLKTHRRIHSGEKTHCCPECGKSFFRSGDLQRHRRIHTGEKPHCCPECGKAFSRRTELQWHKTVHTGEKPHCCPECGKTFLKRCNLQRHGRIHRRKTSLLSRRCRKIF, via the exons atggcctctgcCAAAGAAGATGGTGTGGATGAAAGAACGGTGGACGTTAAAGAAGAGGAGTGTGAGCGGCTCACaccagaggatgtgtgtgtgaagctggaggatcacgaagaaagaatttcagtttttaaagaggaggaggagtgcaagTGGGTGACTGTTACCATTAAAGCTgaggatttgaatgatttctcCGTTGGTTTTgaacttcaaaagcatgaaactgaggatattttcaagcaagatgCCTGTGAAGAATCACCATCCAGTTTACAGTCCTGGTTCACTAATACGGGACGACTGGCTACACAGGAGAATTCTgcagagctgaaatcagagttatcagagtctgaagagaaaatcacagagggaaatgggagagaaggagaagagtcacctgggagtgttggaataa atttacagaagaatggCAGCTTCTCTCTGCCTTCATTTGGTCAGCCCTCCCTTCAACACAAAGAGAAAGGAATGAAGAAATCAGCAAGAGGAACAGAGAACCTGACAGCAGcctttttgcagtgcagttctcTCCCTACTGCTGGAGTAACACAGACAGAAGTCTTCAAAACTGATCGGCAGCAACTggagaaagaaatccaaattcacacaagaaaaaaatatttggaatgtggcaaacaattcacacacaaAAGTGATCTTGATAAGCATATGaagattcacacaggagaaaaaacaTATTGTCATGAATGTTGTAAGTCGTTCACTAGGAGAAGCCATCTTAAGacgcacagaagaatccacagtggagaaaaaactcattgttgtccagaatgtggaaAGTCGTTCTTTCGGAGCGGTgatcttcagaggcacagaagaatccacacaggagaaaaacctcattgttgtccagaatgtggtaaggcGTTCTCAAGGAGAACTGAACTTCAGTGGCACAAAACagtccacacaggagaaaaacctcattgttgtccagaatgtggtaagacGTTTTTAAAGAGATGCAATCTTCAGAGGCATGGAAGAatacacaggagaaaaacctcattgctttCCAGAAGGTGCCGAAAAATTTTCTGA